A single Vanacampus margaritifer isolate UIUO_Vmar chromosome 14, RoL_Vmar_1.0, whole genome shotgun sequence DNA region contains:
- the dbh gene encoding dopamine beta-hydroxylase isoform X2: protein MYFTALAALMVILVASYQAPSHVTVVELSRPDSKPSDLSPPALPMPFRVLLDPLGRLQLAWNISYARQEVYMELKVAELKYGVVLGMSERGELTNADLVLLWDSGSKSYFGDAWSDSEGKVTLDSQQDYQLIEAKWKSGGFYLLFKRPFSTCDPRDYLIEEGTVHIIYGLLDQPLASPEQLNLSRIHTGLQRILMLRPDTPAPALPPDVQTLDVVAPNVVIPTQETTYWCSIHKLPENMGENHIVMYESAITPGNEAIVHHIEVFECSPDDRDVPQYSGSCDNNMVPAKLNFCRHVLAAWAMGAEAFYYPPDAGLPIGGPGSSRFLRLEVHYHNPLLISGKRDSSGIRLHYTPSLRRYDAGIMELGLVYTPIMAVPPEQHTFDLTGYCTSKCTRTALPRGGIFIFASQLHTHLAGRGVRTVLVRGGKEVEVVQEDQHFSTHYQTIRVLRKMTNVLPGDVLITRCTYNTEDRNKPTVGGFGIMEEMCVNYVHYYPRTQLELCKSHVDLDHLHKYFSFINRFQGKEQCVCGDDGVTEQYSRLQWDDFATQVLDSLYNTAPISMHCNQSTARLFPGEWDKQTLPVVNSPLKKPPYPCEVGTRPTSRPDVPPV from the exons ATGTACTTCACCGCCCTGGCCGCCCTCATGGTCATCCTGGTGGCCTCCTACCAGGCTCCCTCCCACGTCACAGTGGTGGAGCTGTCCCGCCCCGACTCCAAGCCCTCGGACCTTTCGCCGCCCGCGCTGCCAATGCCCTTCCGGGTGCTGCTGGACCCGCTCGGTCGGCTCCAGCTGGCGTGGAACATCAGCTACGCTCGGCAGGAGGTCTACATGGAGCTGAAGGTGGCCGAGCTGAAGTACGGCGTGGTGCTGGGGATGTCCGAGCGAGGGGAGCTGACCAACGCTGATCTGGTGCTGCTTTGGGACTCGGGAAGCAAAAGTTACTTTGGG GACGCTTGGAGCGACAGCGAGGGCAAAGTGACGCTGGACAGCCAACAGGACTACCAGCTAATAGAAGCCAAATGGAAGTCCGGAGGCTTCTACTTGCTCTTCAAGAGACCTTTTAGCACCTGTGACCCCAGAGACTACCTCATTGAG GAGGGAACGGTGCACATCATTTACGGCCTCTTGGATCAACCACTTGCCTCACCGGAGCAGCTCAACCTGTCCCGCATCCACACGGGCCTTCAACGCATCTTGATGCTGCGCCCCGACACGCCAGCCCCCGCGCTGCCCCCCGACGTGCAGACGCTGGATGTGGTGGCGCCCAACGTCGTCATCCCCACTCAGGAGACCACCTACTGGTGCTCCATCCACAAGTTGCCCGAAAACATGGGCGAGAATCACATCGTCATG TACGAGTCAGCGATAACACCAGGAAATGAGGCCATTGTGCATCACATCGAAGTATTTGAAtgttcgccggacgaccgcgaCGTTCCCCAGTACAGCGGCTCGTGTGACAACAACATGGTGCCGGCAAAACTCAACTTCTGCCGCCATGTTCTGGCTGCCTGGGCCATGGGCGCCGAG gcgTTTTACTACCCTCCTGATGCAGGCCTCCCTATTGGCGGGCCAGGTTCCTCAAGGTTCCTTCGCCTGGAAGTCCATTACCACAACCCTCTCCTAATATCTg GCAAACGTGACTCATCGGGGATAAGGTTACATTACACCCCCAGTCTGCGGCGCTACGACGCCGGGATCATGGAGCTGGGCCTGGTCTACACACCCATCATGGCCGTCCCGCCTGAACAACACACCTTTGACCTCACTGGATACTGCACCTCCAAGTGTACACGCACT GCTTTGCCTCGGGGCGGCATCTTCATATTCGCGTCGCAGCTGCACACGCACTTGGCGGGCCGCGGGGTGCGCACTGTCTTGGTGAGGGGCGGTAAAGAGGTGGAGGTGGTGCAGGAGGACCAACACTTCAGCACGCACTACCAG ACTATCCGAGTTCTGAGGAAGATGACGAATGTTTTACCG GGCGATGTCCTCATAACAAGGTGTACTTACAACACAGAAGATAGGAACAAGCCAACTGTG GGTGGTTTCGGCATCATGGAGGAAATGTGCGTCAACTACGTCCACTACTACCCTCGCACTCAGCTGGAGTTGTGCAAGAGTCACGTGGACCTGGATCACCTACACAAATATTTCAGCTTCATAAACAG ATTCCAAGGAAAGGAGCAGTGTGTTTGTGGCGACGACGGCGTGACGGAGCAATATTCCAGACTGCAGTGGGACGACTTTGCCACGCAAGTGCTGGACTCGCTTTACAACACGGCGCCCATCTCCATGCACTGCAACCAATCCACTGCACGCCTCTTTCCT GGAGAATGGGATAAACAGACTCTACCTGTGGTAAACTCCCCACTCAAAAAGCCCCCTTACCCGTGTGAGGTGGGCACGCGCCCCACCAGTCGCCCAGATGTACCCCCGGTCTGA
- the dbh gene encoding dopamine beta-hydroxylase isoform X1 gives MRILSKEFRIQDVTVMYFTALAALMVILVASYQAPSHVTVVELSRPDSKPSDLSPPALPMPFRVLLDPLGRLQLAWNISYARQEVYMELKVAELKYGVVLGMSERGELTNADLVLLWDSGSKSYFGDAWSDSEGKVTLDSQQDYQLIEAKWKSGGFYLLFKRPFSTCDPRDYLIEEGTVHIIYGLLDQPLASPEQLNLSRIHTGLQRILMLRPDTPAPALPPDVQTLDVVAPNVVIPTQETTYWCSIHKLPENMGENHIVMYESAITPGNEAIVHHIEVFECSPDDRDVPQYSGSCDNNMVPAKLNFCRHVLAAWAMGAEAFYYPPDAGLPIGGPGSSRFLRLEVHYHNPLLISGKRDSSGIRLHYTPSLRRYDAGIMELGLVYTPIMAVPPEQHTFDLTGYCTSKCTRTALPRGGIFIFASQLHTHLAGRGVRTVLVRGGKEVEVVQEDQHFSTHYQTIRVLRKMTNVLPGDVLITRCTYNTEDRNKPTVGGFGIMEEMCVNYVHYYPRTQLELCKSHVDLDHLHKYFSFINRFQGKEQCVCGDDGVTEQYSRLQWDDFATQVLDSLYNTAPISMHCNQSTARLFPGEWDKQTLPVVNSPLKKPPYPCEVGTRPTSRPDVPPV, from the exons ATGAGGATCCTGAGCAAAGAATTCCGCATCCAGGACGTCACCGTCATGTACTTCACCGCCCTGGCCGCCCTCATGGTCATCCTGGTGGCCTCCTACCAGGCTCCCTCCCACGTCACAGTGGTGGAGCTGTCCCGCCCCGACTCCAAGCCCTCGGACCTTTCGCCGCCCGCGCTGCCAATGCCCTTCCGGGTGCTGCTGGACCCGCTCGGTCGGCTCCAGCTGGCGTGGAACATCAGCTACGCTCGGCAGGAGGTCTACATGGAGCTGAAGGTGGCCGAGCTGAAGTACGGCGTGGTGCTGGGGATGTCCGAGCGAGGGGAGCTGACCAACGCTGATCTGGTGCTGCTTTGGGACTCGGGAAGCAAAAGTTACTTTGGG GACGCTTGGAGCGACAGCGAGGGCAAAGTGACGCTGGACAGCCAACAGGACTACCAGCTAATAGAAGCCAAATGGAAGTCCGGAGGCTTCTACTTGCTCTTCAAGAGACCTTTTAGCACCTGTGACCCCAGAGACTACCTCATTGAG GAGGGAACGGTGCACATCATTTACGGCCTCTTGGATCAACCACTTGCCTCACCGGAGCAGCTCAACCTGTCCCGCATCCACACGGGCCTTCAACGCATCTTGATGCTGCGCCCCGACACGCCAGCCCCCGCGCTGCCCCCCGACGTGCAGACGCTGGATGTGGTGGCGCCCAACGTCGTCATCCCCACTCAGGAGACCACCTACTGGTGCTCCATCCACAAGTTGCCCGAAAACATGGGCGAGAATCACATCGTCATG TACGAGTCAGCGATAACACCAGGAAATGAGGCCATTGTGCATCACATCGAAGTATTTGAAtgttcgccggacgaccgcgaCGTTCCCCAGTACAGCGGCTCGTGTGACAACAACATGGTGCCGGCAAAACTCAACTTCTGCCGCCATGTTCTGGCTGCCTGGGCCATGGGCGCCGAG gcgTTTTACTACCCTCCTGATGCAGGCCTCCCTATTGGCGGGCCAGGTTCCTCAAGGTTCCTTCGCCTGGAAGTCCATTACCACAACCCTCTCCTAATATCTg GCAAACGTGACTCATCGGGGATAAGGTTACATTACACCCCCAGTCTGCGGCGCTACGACGCCGGGATCATGGAGCTGGGCCTGGTCTACACACCCATCATGGCCGTCCCGCCTGAACAACACACCTTTGACCTCACTGGATACTGCACCTCCAAGTGTACACGCACT GCTTTGCCTCGGGGCGGCATCTTCATATTCGCGTCGCAGCTGCACACGCACTTGGCGGGCCGCGGGGTGCGCACTGTCTTGGTGAGGGGCGGTAAAGAGGTGGAGGTGGTGCAGGAGGACCAACACTTCAGCACGCACTACCAG ACTATCCGAGTTCTGAGGAAGATGACGAATGTTTTACCG GGCGATGTCCTCATAACAAGGTGTACTTACAACACAGAAGATAGGAACAAGCCAACTGTG GGTGGTTTCGGCATCATGGAGGAAATGTGCGTCAACTACGTCCACTACTACCCTCGCACTCAGCTGGAGTTGTGCAAGAGTCACGTGGACCTGGATCACCTACACAAATATTTCAGCTTCATAAACAG ATTCCAAGGAAAGGAGCAGTGTGTTTGTGGCGACGACGGCGTGACGGAGCAATATTCCAGACTGCAGTGGGACGACTTTGCCACGCAAGTGCTGGACTCGCTTTACAACACGGCGCCCATCTCCATGCACTGCAACCAATCCACTGCACGCCTCTTTCCT GGAGAATGGGATAAACAGACTCTACCTGTGGTAAACTCCCCACTCAAAAAGCCCCCTTACCCGTGTGAGGTGGGCACGCGCCCCACCAGTCGCCCAGATGTACCCCCGGTCTGA